The nucleotide sequence AGCTGGCGGGCCTGGCCTGGTCGGGCCGCGCGATGGGCACGCAGAACACGGGCCAGAACATCGCGGCCTCCCTGACCCCGCCGTTGCTGGGCCTGGTGATCGGCGACAGCAGGTACGCCCTGGCCTTCTGCGTGGCCGCGATCTTCCCGGCGCTGGCGGTGCTGGTGGTCCCGGTCCGCGCGGAACCCACCGACTGACGTGTCGTCCCTCCCGGTACGCGTGTCGTCCATCGGTGTACGCGTGTCGTCCGTTCAAACACGCGAGTCGACCTCCTGATCACGTGAGCCGACCCTTCCCGCACGAACTTGGGTGGACGACACGCGTACCCAGGCGGACGACACGCGTGCCTGGATGGACGACACGCGTGACTGGGGGGTCGACACGGCGAAGGCCGCCTCACGAACCCGGGAGGCGGCCTTCGAAAGCCGGAACTCAAGCCACCGTCAGGCGGTTCTCGAAAGTTTCGACGAGCTTGCGCCAAGCGCCCTGCTCCGCGTCGAACGGCGCCGACGGCTCCAGGCGCGTCGGCTCCGGGCGGAGGACGAACGACACCAGCCAGCCCAGGCTCTCGTTTTTCGCCAGTGCTGTCTCGGCCGAGTCGTCGCCCGCCCAGTCCGCCGCGTCCGTGATCAGCTCGACCGCCAGCTCCAGCTGGGTCGGGTCGATCGCCTCCGGGCCCTCCGCGATGTCCGCGTCCAGGCCCGTCAGGACGTAGGTGTTCTCCGGGTCGACCTCGATCTCGAGCTCGCCCGCCGTCGCCTTCGCCAGGACCTCGTCCCACGTGGACACCTCGGCGAGGTCGGTGTCGCCCAGCTCCTTGCCGTCGGCGAGGGCCCTGGCGAGCGCGCCCGTGGACGTGAAGACGTCGATCTCGCCCTCGCTGCCCAGGAACACCGGGGCGTCGTCGAGGTAGCAGCGCAGCGTGTAGTACTCCGCGCCGGACGTGATGATCTTGATCGGGTCGATGCCGACCTCGGCCCAGAAGCCGACCGGGCCCTCGTCCTCTTCCTCTTCCTCGTCCTCGTCGTCCGAAGAGTCGAGCGTGTCGATGGCTTCGAGGTCCTCTTCGCCCTCGGCGCCGGCTTCGGCCTCGGCGGACTCCTCGTGGAACGCCGCCAGCTCCTCGGCCGTCTGCTCCAGCACCTTCTCGTCGACCTCCGGCTGGGTCACCAGGCCGTCGATCGCGTCGAGCACGGTGTCCCACTTCTGCGACACCGTCTCGGACAGGTCGTTCCACACCTGGACGCCGACGCTCCCGGTGAACGGCAGCGTGCCCTGGTCGAGCAGCGAGAAGCCCTCGGTCGAGTCGAGGATCTCGTGGACCTCTTCGAGGTCGCAGACGTCGGCGAGCGACCGCACGATGCCGACGATCTCCGCCAGCTCGGCGATGTGCCAGACGTCCGGCTCCTCGGCGACGAGCTCCGGCACGCCCACGAGGTCGTACGTGTGGTCCTCGTCCGGGATCAGTTCCGGCACGTTCAGCGACGGCACCGCGTCCCAGGCCGGGTGGTCGAGCAGGTCGTGCCGTTCGGAGGTGCGGACGAAGGCGGCCAGGTGGGCTGCGTCGGCGAAGGCGTACAGGTCGTCCTCGTCGCCGAGGAACGCTTCCCACTCCTCGCCGTCTTCCCGCCAGCGCGGCGCCCACAGGGTGACGACGTCGCCCTGCGGCAGGCCGAGTTCGATCGGGATGATGTCCTGTGCCATTCCTAAGCCCTCCGGAGTACCGCCCGTGTGCGCGCGTGACCGGAAGTATCACCCAGTCGACGCGCGGTACCGCGAAGCCTACGGGTTTCCCACTCGCGATGCGATCGCCCCTGCCGACTTTGCGACGAGCGGATGGCACGATGGACGCCTGATGACTCTCACAGACCTCCTGCCTGCGGATCCCGACCCCGACGCCCTGTTCGAAGCCTTCACGACCTGGACGGCCGAGCGGGGCATCGAGCTGTACCCGGCGCAGGAGGAGGCGGTGATGGAGGTCGTCTCCGGATCGAACGTCATCCTTTCGACGCCGACCGGCTCCGGGAAGAGCCTCGTCGCCGTCGGCGCGCACTTCACCGCGCTCGCCCAGGGCCGTCGCAGCTACTACACCGCGCCCATCAAGGCCCTCGTTTCGGAGAAGTTCTTCCAGCTCATCGACATCTTCGGGGCCGACAGCGTCGGGATGATGACCGGCGACTCCAGCGTCAACCCGGACGCCCCGATCATCTGCTGCACGGCCGAAATCCTGGCGAACATCGCGTTGCGGTTCGGTGCGGACGCCCCGGTCGGGCAGGTCGTCGCCGACGAGTTCCACTTCTACTCCGAGCCCGACCGCGGCTGGGCCTGGCAGGTGCCGATCCTCGAGCTGCCGCACGCCCAGTTCGTCCTCATGTCGGCGACCCTGGGCGACGTCTCCTTCTTCGAGAAGGACCTCACCCGCCGCACCGGCAAGCCGACCGCCGTCGTCACGTCGGCGCAGCGCCCGGTGCCGCTGACCTTCCGGTACGCGCTGACGCCGCTGCACGAGACGATGTCCGAGCTGCTCAACGGCGGCCAAGCGCCGGTCTACGTCGTACACTTCTCGCAGGCCGCGGCCATCGAGCGGGCGCAGACGCTGATGAGCATCAACGTGACGTCGAAGGCCGAAAAGGAGGCCATCGCCGAGCTGATCGGCGACTTCCGGTTCGCCGCCGGCTTCGGCAAGACGCTCTCGCGGCTGGTCCGCCACGGCATCGGCGTCCACCACGCCGGGATGCTGCCCAAGTACCGGCGATTGGTCGAGACCCTCGCCCAGTCCGGGCTGCTGAAGGTGATCTGCGGGACCGACACCCTCGGCGTCGGCATCAACGTGCCGATCCGGACGGTCGTCTTCTCCGCGCTGACGAAGTACGACGGCGTCCGCCAGCGGCACCTCAAGGCACGCGAGTTCCACCAGATCGCCGGCCGGGCCGGGCGTGCGGGCTACGACACCGACGGGTACGTCGTCGTGCAGGCCCCCGACCACGTCGTCGAGAACGCGAAGGCCCTCGAGAAGGCGGGCGACGACCCGAAGAAGAAAAAGAAGATCGTCCGGAAGAAGGCGCCGGAAGGGTTCGTCAACTGGACCGAGAGCACGTTCGACCGGCTCATCGCCGCCGAGCCGGAGCCGCTGACGTCCAGCTTCAAGGTCACGCACTCGATGCTGCTGAACGTGATTTCGCGGCCGGGCAACGCCTTCGACTCGATGCGGCACCTGCTCGAGGACAACCACGAGGACCGCGCGTCGCAGCGCAAGCTCATCCTGCGCGCCATCGCGATCTACCGCGCGCTGCTCGCCGCCGGCGTCGTCGAGCGGCTGTCCGAACCGGACGAACAGGGCCGGATCATCCGGCTCACCGTCGACCTGCAGTTCGACTTCGCGCTCAACCAGCCGCTTTCGCCGTTCGCGCTGGCCGCGATCGAGCTGTTCGACCTCGAATCGCCGAGCTACGCGCTCGACGTCGTGTCCACAGTGGAATCCACAGTGGACAACCCGCGCCCGGTGCTCTCGCAGCAGCAGTTCAAGGCGCGCGGCGAGGCCGTGCAGGCGATGAAGGCCGAAGGCATCGAGTACGACGAGCGGATGGAGCTGCTCGAGAACATCAGCTACCCGAAGCCGCTCGAAGAGCTGCTGCAGGGCGCGTTCCACAGCTACCGGCAGGGCCACCCGTGGGTCGACGACTACGAGCTGTCGCCGAAGTCGGTCGTGCGGGACATGTACGAGCGCGCGATGAACTTCGTCGAGTACATCGGCTTCTACCAGCTGGCCCGGTCCGAGGGGCTCGTGCTGCGCTACCTCACCGACGTCTACGACTCGTTGCGCCACACCGTGCCGGACGAGGCCAAGACCGAGCCGCTGCAGGACCTCATCGAGTGGCTCGGCGAGCTCGTCCGGCAGGTCGACTCCAGCCTCCTCGACGAGTGGGAAGCCCTGCGTCACCCGGACGAAGAAGGGCCGGTCTCGACGCGGCCGCCGTCCGAGCCGCCGGCCGTCACGCGCAACGAGCGCGCGTTCCGCGTCCTGGTGCGCAACGAGCTGTTCCGCCGGGTCGAGCTGTTCGCGCGGCGGGCGTGGTTCCCGCTCGGCGAGCTGGACGCGGAATCGGGCTGGGACGCCGACGCGTGGCAGGAAGCGATCGAGGGCTACTTCGAGGAGTACGAGACGCTCGGCACCGGCCCGGACGCCCGCGGCCCGGCGCTG is from Amycolatopsis mediterranei and encodes:
- a CDS encoding DEAD/DEAH box helicase, with amino-acid sequence MTLTDLLPADPDPDALFEAFTTWTAERGIELYPAQEEAVMEVVSGSNVILSTPTGSGKSLVAVGAHFTALAQGRRSYYTAPIKALVSEKFFQLIDIFGADSVGMMTGDSSVNPDAPIICCTAEILANIALRFGADAPVGQVVADEFHFYSEPDRGWAWQVPILELPHAQFVLMSATLGDVSFFEKDLTRRTGKPTAVVTSAQRPVPLTFRYALTPLHETMSELLNGGQAPVYVVHFSQAAAIERAQTLMSINVTSKAEKEAIAELIGDFRFAAGFGKTLSRLVRHGIGVHHAGMLPKYRRLVETLAQSGLLKVICGTDTLGVGINVPIRTVVFSALTKYDGVRQRHLKAREFHQIAGRAGRAGYDTDGYVVVQAPDHVVENAKALEKAGDDPKKKKKIVRKKAPEGFVNWTESTFDRLIAAEPEPLTSSFKVTHSMLLNVISRPGNAFDSMRHLLEDNHEDRASQRKLILRAIAIYRALLAAGVVERLSEPDEQGRIIRLTVDLQFDFALNQPLSPFALAAIELFDLESPSYALDVVSTVESTVDNPRPVLSQQQFKARGEAVQAMKAEGIEYDERMELLENISYPKPLEELLQGAFHSYRQGHPWVDDYELSPKSVVRDMYERAMNFVEYIGFYQLARSEGLVLRYLTDVYDSLRHTVPDEAKTEPLQDLIEWLGELVRQVDSSLLDEWEALRHPDEEGPVSTRPPSEPPAVTRNERAFRVLVRNELFRRVELFARRAWFPLGELDAESGWDADAWQEAIEGYFEEYETLGTGPDARGPALIMIEQQPDVWKVRQTFDDPAGDHDWGISAEVDLAASDEAGMAVVRVTEVGAH